The following coding sequences are from one Achromobacter sp. B7 window:
- a CDS encoding HutD family protein produces the protein MNPPNVRLYRAADYPRMPWKNGGGTTQEVACNPGGSTAAFDWRLSIADVAQDGGFSAFAGYQRIITVLEGSGIELTVDGQAQAPLMPYQPYAFLGDAQVQCRLLEGPIRDFNLIYKPQRYHARLQWASGAGPWVFHSDAHSLLVLNAGDALTLNVDGVDHALPARYDCLHVDGRQALASYRLAGNGAVNACVIELHPLVHWG, from the coding sequence ATGAATCCGCCCAACGTTCGCCTGTATCGCGCTGCCGACTACCCGCGCATGCCGTGGAAAAACGGCGGCGGCACCACGCAGGAAGTCGCCTGCAACCCTGGCGGCAGCACCGCCGCGTTCGACTGGCGCCTGTCGATTGCCGACGTCGCGCAAGACGGCGGTTTTTCGGCGTTCGCGGGCTATCAGCGCATCATCACCGTGCTGGAAGGCAGCGGCATCGAACTGACCGTTGACGGCCAGGCACAGGCGCCGCTGATGCCGTATCAGCCTTACGCGTTCCTGGGGGACGCGCAGGTCCAGTGTCGTTTGCTGGAAGGGCCGATCCGCGACTTCAATCTGATCTACAAGCCGCAGCGTTATCACGCTCGGCTGCAATGGGCGTCCGGCGCCGGGCCATGGGTATTTCATAGCGATGCGCACAGCCTGCTGGTGCTGAACGCGGGCGACGCCCTGACGTTGAACGTGGACGGGGTCGACCATGCGCTGCCTGCGCGCTACGACTGCCTGCATGTGGACGGGCGGCAAGCCCTGGCGTCGTATCGCCTTGCCGGCAACGGCGCTGTGAACGCTTGCGTGATCGAGCTGCATCCCTTAGTTCATTGGGGGTAA
- the hutU gene encoding urocanate hydratase — protein sequence MDQSNRYRDVVIRAPRGNQLTAKSWLTEAPLRMLMNNLDPDVAENPKELVVYGGIGRAARNWDCYDKIVESLTQLNDDETLLVQSGKPVGVFKTHANAPRVLIANSNLVPHWATWEHFNELDAKGLAMYGQMTAGSWIYIGSQGIVQGTYETFVEAGRQHYGGNLAGRWVLTAGLGGMGGAQPLAATLAGACSLNIECQQASIDFRLRTRYVDEQATDLDDALARIKTYTEQGRAVSIALCGNAADVLPELVRRGVKPDMVTDQTSAHDPLNGYLPAGWTWPEYRERAKREPAVVIKAAKQSMAVHVQAMLAFKRQGIPTFDYGNNIRQMAQEEGVADAFDFPGFVPAYIRPLFCRGVGPFRWAALSGDPQDIYKTDAKVKELIPDDAHLHRWLEMARERISFQGLPARICWVGLGQRAKLGLAFNEMVRSGELSAPVVIGRDHLDSGSVASPNRETESMRDGSDAVSDWPLLNALLNTASGATWVSLHHGGGVGMGFSQHSGMVVVCDGTDEAAERIARVLTNDPATGVMRHADAGYDIAIDCAKEQGLNLPMVNAQR from the coding sequence TTGGACCAATCGAATCGATATCGCGATGTCGTCATCCGCGCGCCGCGTGGCAACCAGCTGACCGCCAAAAGCTGGTTGACCGAAGCGCCGCTGCGCATGTTGATGAACAACCTGGACCCGGACGTCGCTGAAAATCCAAAAGAACTGGTGGTGTACGGCGGCATTGGCCGCGCCGCCCGCAACTGGGACTGCTACGACAAGATCGTCGAATCGCTGACTCAGCTGAACGACGATGAAACGTTGCTGGTGCAGTCGGGCAAGCCGGTCGGCGTCTTCAAGACCCACGCCAACGCGCCGCGCGTGCTGATCGCCAACTCCAACCTGGTGCCACATTGGGCCACGTGGGAACACTTCAACGAACTGGACGCCAAGGGCCTGGCCATGTACGGCCAGATGACGGCGGGCAGCTGGATCTACATCGGCAGCCAGGGCATCGTGCAGGGCACGTACGAAACCTTCGTCGAGGCGGGCCGCCAGCACTACGGCGGCAATCTTGCCGGACGCTGGGTGCTGACCGCCGGGCTGGGCGGCATGGGCGGCGCGCAGCCGCTGGCGGCCACGCTGGCGGGCGCATGTTCGCTCAACATCGAATGCCAGCAGGCCAGTATCGATTTCCGTCTGCGTACCCGCTACGTGGACGAGCAGGCCACCGATCTGGATGACGCGCTGGCGCGTATCAAGACGTACACCGAGCAAGGCCGCGCCGTGTCCATCGCGCTGTGCGGCAACGCCGCCGACGTGCTGCCCGAGCTGGTGCGCCGCGGCGTCAAGCCCGACATGGTCACCGATCAGACCAGTGCGCACGATCCGCTGAACGGCTATCTGCCGGCCGGCTGGACGTGGCCCGAATATCGCGAACGCGCCAAGCGCGAACCGGCCGTCGTCATCAAGGCCGCCAAGCAATCAATGGCCGTGCACGTGCAGGCGATGCTGGCGTTCAAGCGCCAGGGCATACCCACCTTCGACTACGGCAACAACATCCGCCAGATGGCACAGGAAGAAGGCGTGGCAGACGCGTTTGACTTCCCCGGTTTCGTGCCCGCGTATATCCGCCCGCTGTTCTGCCGTGGCGTGGGCCCCTTCCGGTGGGCCGCGCTGTCGGGCGACCCGCAAGACATCTACAAGACGGACGCCAAGGTCAAGGAACTGATACCCGATGACGCGCATCTGCACCGCTGGCTGGAGATGGCGCGCGAACGCATCAGCTTCCAGGGCTTGCCGGCGCGTATCTGCTGGGTGGGCTTGGGCCAGCGCGCCAAGCTGGGTCTGGCATTCAATGAAATGGTGCGTTCGGGCGAGCTGTCGGCGCCCGTCGTCATCGGCCGCGACCACCTGGATTCCGGGTCCGTCGCCAGCCCCAACCGCGAAACCGAATCCATGCGCGACGGCTCGGACGCCGTGTCCGACTGGCCGCTGCTGAACGCCTTGCTCAACACCGCCAGCGGCGCCACCTGGGTGTCGCTGCATCACGGCGGCGGCGTGGGCATGGGGTTCTCGCAGCATTCGGGCATGGTCGTCGTGTGCGACGGCACGGATGAGGCCGCCGAACGCATTGCGCGCGTGCTGACCAACGACCCGGCCACGGGCGTGATGCGCCATGCCGACGCCGGCTACGACATCGCCATCGACTGCGCGAAAGAGCAGGGTTTGAACCTGCCCATGGTCAACGCCCAGCGCTAA
- a CDS encoding cytosine permease, protein MAQDSEAGSAPLIERRSIDYIPPSERHGKLYSQFTLWMGANLQITAIVTGALAVVLGGDVFWSLIGLFIGQVLGGVVMALHAAQGPKLGLPQMISSRVQFGVYGAAIPIVLVCLMYLGFTATGTVLSGQALGQLFGVSDTVGILIFASVIVVATLFGYRVIHLIGRVATVFGLIAFVYLFSRVVAVGDVGQLLQIRHFAWGPFLLAVSLAASWQIAYGPYVADYSRYLPASTSSVKTFLAVGLGSVLGAQIAMVLGVLAAAMSAGQFAGREVAYIVGLGGTGTMAALLYFSIAFGKVTISTLNSYGSFMCMATIVSGFRGHVQISRRQRAVAVVLIVGAATAVALVGQHSFLNAFKSFILFLLAFFVPWSAVNLVDYYFINRGRYDVAALSDPNGRYGRWNLPGILVYAFGVLVQMPFISTKLYTGPMVERLGGVDVSWIIGLIVPSILYYLFARRDSRLAAHEPAQRPV, encoded by the coding sequence ATGGCGCAAGACAGCGAGGCCGGTTCCGCGCCGCTCATCGAGCGGCGTTCGATTGACTACATTCCGCCGTCCGAACGGCACGGCAAGCTCTACAGCCAGTTCACGCTGTGGATGGGCGCCAACCTTCAGATCACCGCGATCGTCACCGGCGCGTTGGCGGTGGTGTTGGGCGGCGACGTGTTCTGGTCCTTGATCGGGCTGTTTATCGGGCAGGTGCTGGGCGGTGTCGTGATGGCGCTGCACGCGGCGCAAGGGCCCAAGCTGGGCTTGCCGCAGATGATCTCCAGCCGCGTGCAGTTCGGCGTCTACGGCGCCGCGATTCCGATTGTGCTGGTGTGCTTGATGTACCTGGGTTTCACGGCCACGGGCACGGTGCTGTCCGGCCAGGCGCTGGGGCAGTTGTTCGGCGTCAGCGATACCGTGGGCATCCTGATCTTTGCGTCGGTCATCGTGGTGGCCACGCTGTTCGGCTACCGCGTCATTCACCTTATCGGTCGCGTTGCCACCGTGTTCGGGCTGATCGCGTTCGTGTACCTGTTCAGCCGCGTGGTCGCCGTGGGCGACGTGGGGCAGCTGCTGCAAATCCGGCATTTCGCCTGGGGGCCGTTCCTGTTGGCGGTGTCGCTGGCGGCGTCCTGGCAGATCGCCTATGGCCCCTACGTGGCCGACTATTCGCGTTATCTGCCGGCTTCGACCTCGTCGGTAAAGACGTTCCTGGCGGTGGGCCTGGGGTCGGTGTTGGGCGCGCAGATCGCCATGGTGCTGGGCGTGTTGGCCGCTGCGATGTCCGCCGGCCAATTCGCGGGGCGCGAAGTCGCGTACATCGTGGGGCTGGGCGGCACGGGCACGATGGCGGCGCTGCTGTACTTCAGCATCGCCTTCGGCAAGGTCACGATTTCGACGCTGAATTCCTACGGCAGCTTCATGTGCATGGCGACCATCGTCAGCGGCTTTCGCGGGCATGTGCAGATATCGCGGCGCCAGCGCGCGGTGGCGGTGGTGCTGATCGTGGGCGCGGCCACGGCGGTGGCGCTGGTGGGCCAGCATTCTTTCCTGAACGCGTTCAAGTCCTTCATCCTGTTCCTGCTGGCCTTCTTCGTGCCCTGGAGCGCGGTGAACCTGGTGGACTACTACTTCATCAACCGTGGCCGCTACGACGTGGCCGCGTTGTCCGACCCGAACGGGCGCTACGGGCGTTGGAACCTGCCCGGCATCCTGGTGTACGCGTTTGGCGTGCTGGTGCAGATGCCGTTCATCTCGACCAAGCTATATACCGGCCCCATGGTCGAACGGCTGGGCGGCGTGGATGTGTCGTGGATCATCGGCCTGATCGTACCCAGCATTCTCTATTACCTATTCGCCCGCCGCGATTCGCGGCTTGCGGCGCACGAGCCGGCACAACGTCCGGTCTGA
- the hutH gene encoding histidine ammonia-lyase, whose amino-acid sequence MDLHLKPGHLTLSDLRRVYHEPVRLTLDAGAADAIDASVATVERLIAEGRTVYGINTGFGLLASTKIAREDLQALQSSLVRSHAAGVGEPLDDAMVRLIMVLKINSLARGYSGIRRHVIDSLIAMVNAGVYPHIPLKGSVGASGDLAPLAHMSIVLLGESRARYQGEWLPAQEALARAGLVPLTLAAKEGLALLNGTQVSTAYALRGLFEAEDMMAAGLVCGSLSVEAMLGSRVPFDARIHAARGQPGQIAVAAVYRDLLGQDSEVGHSHADCEKVQDPYSLRCQPQVMGACLTQIRHAAHVLQIESNAVSDNPLVFVAQGDVISGGNFHAEPVAMVADNLALALAEIGALSERRIALMMDKHMSQLPPFLVAKGGVNSGFMIAQVTAAALASDNKALAHPASVDSMPTSANQEDHVSMAPNAGKRLWAMAENVRDILAIEWLGACQGLDFRVGLKTSPQLEQARRVLREQVPHYEEDRFFAPDIAAASGLISAQVLNGLMPAGLLPSL is encoded by the coding sequence ATGGATTTGCACTTGAAGCCCGGTCATCTGACTTTGTCCGACTTGCGGCGCGTGTACCACGAACCCGTACGGCTGACGCTGGATGCCGGCGCGGCCGACGCCATCGACGCCAGCGTGGCCACCGTTGAACGCCTGATTGCGGAAGGCCGCACGGTGTACGGCATCAACACGGGCTTTGGCCTGCTGGCCTCCACCAAGATCGCGCGCGAAGACTTGCAGGCGCTGCAAAGTTCGCTGGTGCGTTCGCACGCGGCGGGCGTGGGCGAACCCCTGGATGACGCCATGGTGCGCCTCATCATGGTGCTGAAGATCAACAGCCTGGCGCGTGGCTATTCCGGCATCCGCCGCCACGTTATCGACAGCCTGATCGCCATGGTCAACGCGGGCGTCTATCCGCACATCCCGCTGAAGGGCTCGGTGGGCGCCTCGGGCGACCTGGCGCCGCTGGCGCATATGTCCATCGTGCTGCTCGGCGAAAGCCGCGCGCGCTATCAAGGCGAATGGTTGCCCGCGCAAGAAGCGCTGGCGCGCGCCGGGTTGGTGCCGCTGACGCTGGCGGCCAAGGAAGGGCTGGCGCTGTTGAACGGCACGCAGGTGTCCACCGCCTATGCGCTGCGCGGCCTGTTCGAAGCCGAAGACATGATGGCGGCCGGGTTGGTGTGCGGCAGCCTTAGCGTGGAAGCCATGCTCGGCTCGCGCGTGCCGTTCGACGCCCGCATCCACGCCGCGCGCGGCCAGCCGGGCCAGATTGCGGTGGCCGCCGTGTATCGCGACCTGCTGGGCCAGGACAGCGAGGTCGGCCATTCGCACGCCGATTGCGAAAAGGTGCAGGACCCCTACTCGTTGCGCTGCCAGCCGCAGGTAATGGGCGCGTGCCTGACGCAGATCCGCCACGCCGCGCACGTGCTGCAAATTGAATCGAACGCCGTGTCGGACAACCCGCTGGTGTTCGTGGCGCAGGGTGACGTGATTTCCGGGGGCAACTTCCATGCCGAACCCGTGGCGATGGTGGCCGACAACCTGGCGCTGGCGCTGGCGGAAATCGGCGCACTGTCCGAACGGCGCATTGCGCTGATGATGGACAAGCACATGTCGCAATTACCGCCGTTCCTGGTGGCCAAGGGCGGGGTCAACTCGGGTTTCATGATTGCGCAGGTGACGGCTGCCGCGCTGGCCAGCGACAACAAGGCGCTGGCGCATCCGGCCAGCGTGGACAGCATGCCCACGTCGGCCAACCAGGAAGACCACGTGTCGATGGCGCCCAATGCCGGCAAGCGTTTGTGGGCAATGGCGGAAAACGTGCGCGACATCCTGGCCATTGAATGGCTGGGCGCATGCCAGGGCCTGGACTTCCGTGTAGGGCTCAAGACCTCGCCGCAACTGGAGCAGGCGCGCCGGGTGCTGCGCGAGCAAGTGCCGCACTACGAAGAAGACCGCTTCTTCGCGCCCGATATCGCCGCCGCCAGCGGCTTGATCTCGGCGCAGGTGCTGAACGGGCTGATGCCGGCGGGGCTGCTGCCCAGCCTTTGA
- a CDS encoding amino acid permease: protein MQTQTQDLKRGLNARHIRFMALGSAIGTGLFYGSAKAIEQAGPSVLIAYLIAGAAVYMVMRALGEMAVKDPVSGSFGHYATAYLGPVAGFLTGWTYAFEMIIVCLADITAFGLYMGFWYPDVPRWIWVLSIVFFIGAINLCSVKVFGELEFWLSLLKVGAIIAMIAGGLGIMLFGFGLNVESAATGVHNLWEHGGFMPNGVGGLIASLAVVVFAFGGIEIIGITAGEAKDPGRTIPRAINAVPLRILLFYVLTLFVLMSIFPWTQIGSQGSPFVQIFDGLGIKSAATILNIVVISAAVSAINSDIFGAGRMLYGMARQGQAPRGFAAVSGSGVPWMTVVVMTVALLLGVLLNYLIPEDVFVLIASIATFATVWVWLMILLSQVAMRRKMNPDEVAALKFPVPFWPIGPLLAIAFLVFVIGVLGYFPRTQMALVVGAVWIAVLCVAYRYLVLPRGPGGGLPAPVPQGSD from the coding sequence ATGCAAACGCAAACGCAGGATCTCAAACGGGGACTCAACGCCAGGCACATCCGCTTCATGGCCTTGGGCTCGGCCATCGGCACGGGGCTGTTCTACGGGTCGGCCAAGGCCATCGAGCAGGCCGGGCCGTCGGTGCTGATCGCGTACCTGATCGCCGGCGCGGCCGTGTACATGGTGATGCGCGCGTTGGGAGAAATGGCCGTGAAGGACCCCGTGTCCGGCTCCTTCGGGCACTACGCCACCGCCTACCTGGGCCCGGTGGCGGGCTTTCTGACCGGCTGGACCTACGCGTTCGAGATGATCATCGTGTGCCTGGCGGACATCACCGCGTTCGGGCTGTACATGGGCTTCTGGTATCCCGATGTGCCGCGCTGGATCTGGGTGCTGTCCATCGTGTTCTTCATCGGCGCCATCAACCTGTGCTCGGTCAAGGTGTTTGGCGAACTGGAATTCTGGTTGTCGCTGTTGAAGGTGGGCGCCATCATCGCGATGATCGCCGGTGGGCTGGGCATCATGCTGTTCGGCTTTGGCCTGAACGTGGAAAGCGCGGCAACGGGTGTGCATAACCTGTGGGAGCACGGCGGCTTCATGCCCAATGGCGTGGGCGGGCTGATTGCGTCGCTGGCGGTGGTGGTGTTTGCGTTTGGCGGCATCGAGATCATCGGCATCACGGCGGGCGAAGCCAAGGACCCCGGCCGCACCATTCCGCGCGCCATTAACGCCGTGCCGCTGCGCATCCTGCTGTTCTATGTGCTGACTTTGTTCGTGTTGATGTCCATTTTCCCGTGGACGCAGATCGGCAGCCAGGGCAGCCCGTTTGTGCAGATCTTTGACGGGCTGGGCATCAAGTCGGCGGCCACCATCCTGAACATCGTCGTGATCTCGGCGGCGGTGTCGGCCATCAACAGCGACATCTTCGGCGCGGGCCGCATGCTGTACGGCATGGCGCGGCAGGGGCAGGCGCCGCGTGGCTTCGCGGCGGTGTCGGGCTCGGGCGTGCCGTGGATGACGGTGGTGGTCATGACGGTTGCGCTGCTGCTGGGCGTGTTGCTGAACTATCTGATCCCCGAAGACGTCTTTGTGCTGATCGCATCGATCGCCACGTTCGCCACCGTGTGGGTCTGGCTGATGATTCTGTTGTCGCAGGTGGCGATGCGGCGCAAGATGAATCCCGACGAGGTCGCGGCGCTGAAGTTTCCCGTGCCGTTCTGGCCGATTGGCCCCCTGCTGGCGATTGCGTTCCTGGTGTTTGTGATCGGCGTGCTGGGGTACTTTCCGCGTACCCAGATGGCGCTGGTCGTAGGCGCGGTGTGGATTGCGGTGCTGTGTGTGGCGTACCGCTATCTGGTGCTGCCGCGCGGCCCGGGCGGTGGACTTCCGGCGCCGGTGCCGCAAGGGTCCGACTGA
- the hutI gene encoding imidazolonepropionase, whose amino-acid sequence MRQVWRHCHAATMVDGAYSAIEDAAIVTHADRIEWIGKEAALPPVDAVHEHDLRGAWVTPGLIDCHTHLVFGGNRSTEFEQRLQGVDYARIAAQGGGIASTVRATREASEDALYASARQRALHLLRDGVTTLEVKSGYGLDLPNERKMLRVARRLGQMLPMTVQATCLAAHALPPEFAGRPDDYIDEVARRMLPVLAAEGLIDAVDAFCEHLAFSPEQVERVFQAAVHLDLPVKLHAEQLSSLHGATLAARYGALSADHLEYLTESDVLAMAQAGTVAVLLPGAFYALRETQLPPLDLLRRYGVPMAISTDLNPGTSPVLSLRLMMSMACTLFKMTPEEALAGATLHAARALGLHVTHGSLEAGKVADFVAWDVAHPSELAYWIGGDLPKRVIRHGAVVDVAALN is encoded by the coding sequence ATGAGACAGGTCTGGCGACATTGCCACGCCGCCACGATGGTGGACGGGGCCTATTCGGCGATTGAAGACGCGGCCATCGTGACGCATGCCGACCGCATCGAATGGATCGGCAAGGAGGCGGCGTTGCCGCCGGTTGACGCGGTGCACGAACATGACCTGCGCGGGGCGTGGGTCACGCCCGGGCTCATCGATTGCCACACGCATCTGGTCTTTGGCGGCAACCGCAGCACGGAATTCGAGCAGCGCCTGCAAGGCGTGGACTACGCGCGGATCGCGGCGCAGGGCGGCGGCATCGCCAGCACCGTGCGCGCCACGCGCGAGGCATCCGAAGACGCGCTGTACGCCAGCGCCCGGCAACGCGCGCTGCACTTGCTGCGCGATGGCGTCACCACGCTGGAAGTGAAATCCGGCTACGGGCTGGACCTGCCCAATGAACGCAAGATGCTGCGCGTGGCGCGGCGTTTGGGGCAAATGCTGCCGATGACCGTGCAGGCCACCTGTCTGGCCGCGCATGCCTTGCCGCCCGAATTCGCCGGCCGGCCCGACGACTACATCGACGAGGTCGCGCGGCGCATGTTGCCGGTGCTGGCGGCCGAAGGGCTGATCGATGCCGTCGATGCCTTCTGCGAGCATCTGGCGTTTTCACCGGAACAGGTTGAACGCGTGTTCCAGGCGGCGGTGCACCTGGACCTGCCCGTCAAATTGCATGCCGAACAATTGTCGTCGCTGCACGGCGCAACGCTGGCCGCGCGCTATGGGGCCTTGTCGGCGGACCATCTGGAGTACCTGACGGAAAGCGATGTGCTGGCCATGGCGCAGGCCGGCACGGTGGCGGTGCTGCTGCCCGGCGCTTTCTATGCGCTGCGCGAAACGCAGTTGCCGCCGCTGGATCTGCTGCGCCGCTATGGCGTGCCGATGGCAATTTCCACCGACCTGAACCCGGGCACGTCGCCCGTGTTGTCATTGCGGCTGATGATGAGCATGGCCTGCACGCTGTTCAAGATGACGCCCGAAGAAGCGCTGGCCGGCGCAACGTTGCACGCGGCGCGCGCCCTGGGGCTGCACGTCACGCATGGCTCGTTGGAAGCGGGCAAGGTGGCCGACTTTGTCGCCTGGGACGTGGCGCACCCGTCCGAGCTGGCGTACTGGATCGGCGGTGACCTGCCCAAGCGCGTGATCCGCCACGGCGCGGTGGTGGATGTGGCGGCGCTGAACTGA
- a CDS encoding carbon-nitrogen hydrolase family protein — protein sequence MRICMMEGPVDLMPDSATWAGIAERVAELAPDLLVTNEMPFGPWLAASAAYDAARAAESVRLHEAGLTALAALQVPAVVSSRPVPAGDRLANEAFALQGGRYTALHHKQFFPEEPGFFEATWFRPAMDGFQVFEVGGIRLGVQLCTELMFNERSRRYGREGAELIVVPRASGASVGRWLTAGAMAALVSGCYVVSSNRAGRTAQGQVFGGRAFAFQPDGEVLAQSTDTESIVVVDVDPARSRAQQSQYPCYVKE from the coding sequence ATGCGGATCTGCATGATGGAAGGGCCGGTGGACTTGATGCCGGACAGCGCCACGTGGGCGGGCATCGCCGAGCGGGTGGCCGAGCTGGCGCCGGACTTGCTTGTCACCAACGAAATGCCTTTCGGCCCGTGGCTGGCGGCCTCGGCTGCCTATGACGCCGCGCGCGCCGCCGAGTCGGTGCGCCTGCACGAAGCGGGGCTGACCGCACTGGCCGCGTTGCAGGTGCCCGCCGTTGTTTCGTCACGCCCCGTGCCCGCCGGCGACCGTCTGGCCAACGAAGCGTTCGCCTTGCAGGGCGGGCGCTACACGGCGCTGCATCACAAGCAGTTCTTCCCAGAAGAGCCCGGGTTCTTCGAAGCCACCTGGTTTCGTCCCGCGATGGACGGTTTTCAGGTGTTCGAGGTGGGCGGCATCCGCCTGGGCGTGCAGCTGTGCACCGAATTGATGTTCAACGAACGGTCGCGCCGCTACGGGCGCGAGGGGGCCGAATTGATCGTGGTGCCGCGCGCCAGCGGCGCGTCCGTCGGCCGCTGGCTGACGGCCGGCGCGATGGCGGCATTGGTGTCGGGCTGCTATGTGGTCAGCTCGAACCGGGCCGGGCGCACGGCGCAGGGCCAGGTGTTCGGCGGCCGGGCGTTTGCGTTTCAGCCGGACGGCGAAGTGCTGGCGCAGTCCACCGATACGGAGTCCATCGTGGTCGTCGACGTGGACCCGGCGCGGTCGCGGGCGCAGCAATCGCAGTATCCCTGCTACGTGAAGGAATAG
- a CDS encoding methyl-accepting chemotaxis protein, which translates to MTQFLKDITIRRLILCTLLAISALVIGLSAISVNGLRSAGEALADSSELLHEVSALSRVNDQIMRARLRLSRQLEYAAEGKTAQAAEEGRSIDAALDEARKQQAIFIELARDDAPAAILQPMQAGFDALVNGGIAVQRQHLEAGDVKRAREHAAGAVVSASRAFGKSIENYEAYAKDRETQLWADAAAKRRQAYTGMGIVLAICLLLLALGDRYVVIFVRRPLETIKAHFRRIASGDLTTPLAPYGRNCVGQIIPYLQDMQESLVRTVHAVREGVVEINAGSSEIAAGNQDLSSRTEQQAASLEQTAASMEQLLSTVTSNAENARQANQMAVVASQVVQRGGMAVKEAVSTMREIAQDSGRIEDIVSVIDGIAFQTNILALNAAVEAARAGEEGKGFAVVAAEVRSLAQRSAGAAKEIKQLLSASSATVQAGSTQVETAGRTMQEILDTIERLTLLVNDIATASQEQVTGIDQVNTAVNQMDQVTQQNAALVEEAAAAATSLENQAQRLQGAVSAFRLPTLIEDRRHIAIAA; encoded by the coding sequence ATGACACAGTTTTTGAAAGACATCACCATCCGGCGCCTGATCCTGTGCACCCTGCTTGCCATCAGTGCACTGGTCATCGGACTTTCAGCCATCAGCGTCAACGGGTTGCGCAGCGCCGGGGAAGCGCTTGCCGACAGTAGCGAACTGCTTCACGAAGTCTCAGCCCTGTCTCGGGTCAACGATCAAATCATGCGCGCACGGCTGCGGCTGTCCCGGCAACTGGAATACGCGGCCGAGGGCAAAACGGCCCAGGCAGCGGAAGAAGGGCGCAGCATCGACGCCGCGCTGGACGAAGCCCGCAAGCAGCAGGCCATCTTCATCGAACTTGCCCGCGACGACGCGCCCGCCGCCATCCTGCAACCCATGCAGGCAGGCTTCGATGCGCTGGTCAATGGCGGCATCGCCGTGCAGCGCCAACACCTGGAAGCCGGCGACGTCAAACGCGCACGCGAACATGCGGCCGGGGCCGTCGTGAGCGCCAGCCGCGCGTTCGGCAAAAGCATCGAAAACTATGAAGCCTACGCCAAGGACCGCGAAACGCAGCTGTGGGCAGACGCCGCCGCCAAGCGCCGGCAAGCCTACACCGGCATGGGTATCGTCCTGGCGATCTGCCTGCTGTTGCTGGCTTTGGGCGACCGCTATGTGGTGATTTTCGTGCGGCGTCCCCTGGAAACCATCAAAGCGCACTTTCGCCGCATCGCCAGCGGCGACCTGACCACGCCGCTGGCACCCTACGGCCGCAACTGCGTGGGCCAGATCATCCCGTACCTGCAAGACATGCAGGAAAGCCTGGTGCGCACCGTGCATGCCGTGCGCGAAGGCGTGGTCGAGATCAACGCGGGTTCCAGCGAAATTGCCGCCGGCAACCAGGACCTGTCCAGCCGCACCGAACAGCAGGCGGCCTCGTTGGAACAAACCGCCGCCAGCATGGAGCAACTGCTGTCCACGGTGACCAGCAACGCCGAGAACGCGCGGCAGGCCAACCAGATGGCGGTTGTGGCCAGCCAGGTGGTGCAGCGCGGCGGCATGGCGGTGAAGGAAGCCGTGAGCACCATGCGGGAAATCGCACAGGACTCGGGGCGCATCGAAGACATCGTCAGCGTGATCGACGGCATCGCCTTCCAGACCAACATCCTGGCGCTGAACGCGGCGGTCGAGGCCGCACGCGCGGGCGAAGAGGGCAAGGGCTTCGCGGTGGTGGCGGCGGAAGTGCGGTCGCTGGCGCAGCGCAGCGCGGGCGCGGCCAAAGAGATCAAGCAATTGCTGTCGGCCTCCAGCGCCACCGTGCAGGCGGGGTCCACCCAGGTCGAAACGGCCGGGCGCACCATGCAAGAAATCCTGGACACCATCGAGCGGCTGACGCTGCTGGTCAACGACATCGCCACCGCCTCGCAAGAGCAGGTGACCGGCATTGATCAGGTCAACACCGCCGTCAATCAGATGGACCAGGTGACGCAGCAAAATGCCGCGCTGGTCGAAGAAGCCGCGGCCGCCGCCACCTCGCTGGAAAACCAGGCGCAACGTTTGCAAGGCGCCGTCAGCGCGTTCCGGCTGCCGACCTTGATCGAAGACCGACGGCACATCGCCATCGCAGCCTGA